From Helicobacter sp. MIT 99-5507:
CTTGATAATATTGATGAAGTAATTAGTTTAATTAGAAATTCAAAAGATACACAAGTTGCAAAAGATGAATTAATAGAGCGATTTTCTTTAAGTGAGATTCAAGCAAAAGCGATCTTAGAGATGAGATTGCAAAGACTAACAGGTTTAGAGAGAGATAAAATCGATGAAGAATATAAACAATTATTAGAAGAAATAGAAAGGCTTAGTGCTATATTAAAAAGCCAAGATAAATTAAATGAAATAATAAAAGAAGAATTAATTGCTATAAAAGATAAATTTAGCAGCCAAAGAAGAACACAAATAGAAGATGATTATGACTCTATTGACGCAGAAGATCTAATCCCAAATGAGAGTGTAGTAGTAACAATGAGTCATAGAGGTTATGTAAAAAGAGTGCAACTAAAAACATATGAAAAACAAAATAGAGGTGGAAAAGGAAAGATTAGCGGAAATACTCATGATGATGATTTCATAGAATCTTTCTTTGTTGCTGATACACACGATACGATAATGTTTATTACAAATAATGGACAGCTATATTGGCTAAAAGTTTATAAGATTCCAGAGGCAAGCAGAACAGCTATAGGAAAAGCAGTAGTAAATCTAATCAATAAAGAGCAAAATGAAAAAATTATGGCAACCATCACTACTAAAGATTTTAATGATGATAAATCTTTGGTATTTTTTACAAAAAAAGGTATTGTAAAAAGAACAAAACTAAGTGAATACAAAAATATTAGACAAAATGGTATTCGTGCAATCAACCTTGATGATGGTGATGAGTTAATAAGTGTGCATATTGCTACACCAAGCACACAAAGTGTATTGATTGCTACATATAATGGAATTGCAATAAGATTCCCTCTTAGTGATTTAAGAGAGATAGGAAGAGTAAGTAGAGGTGTTACAGGTATCAAATTTAAAATCAAAAATGATTTTGTAGTCGGTGCTGTGATGATTGAAGATGATGAAGATAAGTTATTTAGCTTAAGTGAGCTTGGTGTAGGCAAGCAAACTCTAGCTAAAGAATATAGACTTCAAAGTCGTGGCGGAAAAGGTATCATTGCTATGAAGCTTACATCAAAAACAGGAAATATGGTAAATGTATTGAATTTTAATAATGCAGGACTTGATTTGATGGTTTTAACTGGAAGTGGAAAAATGATAAGAGTAGATACTGATAAGATTCGTGATACAAGTAGAAATACAAGTGGTGTGAAGTTTATTACTCTAAATGATAAAGATAAAGTTGTGCATTTATCGCAATGTCCAAAAGAAGAAAAGGATTTGCAAGATTTAGCAGATGAGAATAATATTTAAGCTATTGTTATTAGTAGCAATAGCACAAAGTAATGATGAGTTTATCGTATCATATAAAGCAATTATAAAAAATCAAATATTATTTGGAGAAGAATACAATGTAGTAAAATCACTTACAATAAGTGATAAATATACCATTGTTGGTAGATGTGATTTTATCCCAGATGAAATAGAAGCAGAATCTAATTTAATAGAGATTCTAAGAAATAATAAGGAAATGGTGCTTGATTGCTTGCATAAAAATATTAGTGCAAAAATAAGTGATAATGTAAAATTTATCGATAATGCAATAAATTTTAAAACAAAATTTGAGTTTAAACCTCATAGAATCTTAGCTTTTTTTGATGGAAACAAAGTAGATATAAAATTTATAGAGAAATTAAAATGAATGTAGTAATTGTTGATGATGATATAAATATACGGAA
This genomic window contains:
- the gyrA gene encoding DNA topoisomerase (ATP-hydrolyzing) subunit A; this encodes MDDLISNTDIIDVSIEDSITESYLDYSMSVIVGRALPDAKDGLKPVHRRILYAMHELGVTSNTAYKKSARIVGDVIGKYHPHGDIAVYDALVRMAQDFSMRLELVDGQGNFGSIDGDSAAAMRYTEARMTKASEEIMRDIEKDTVDFVPNYDDTLKEPDVMPTRIPNLLINGSSGIAVGMATNIPPHRIDEVIDALIYLIDNNKAELSKIMDFIKGPDFPTGGIIFGKSGIIEAYSNGKGKIRIRAKTHVEKTKQRDVIVIDEVPYQVNKAKLVEQISQLAKGKIVDGIYEVRDESDRDGIRVVIELKKDAMSEIVLNHLFKTTTMEVTFGIILLAINNKEPKIFTLLELLHLFLNHRRTIVIRRSLFELEKARARAHILEGLKIALDNIDEVISLIRNSKDTQVAKDELIERFSLSEIQAKAILEMRLQRLTGLERDKIDEEYKQLLEEIERLSAILKSQDKLNEIIKEELIAIKDKFSSQRRTQIEDDYDSIDAEDLIPNESVVVTMSHRGYVKRVQLKTYEKQNRGGKGKISGNTHDDDFIESFFVADTHDTIMFITNNGQLYWLKVYKIPEASRTAIGKAVVNLINKEQNEKIMATITTKDFNDDKSLVFFTKKGIVKRTKLSEYKNIRQNGIRAINLDDGDELISVHIATPSTQSVLIATYNGIAIRFPLSDLREIGRVSRGVTGIKFKIKNDFVVGAVMIEDDEDKLFSLSELGVGKQTLAKEYRLQSRGGKGIIAMKLTSKTGNMVNVLNFNNAGLDLMVLTGSGKMIRVDTDKIRDTSRNTSGVKFITLNDKDKVVHLSQCPKEEKDLQDLADENNI